One Dialister invisus DSM 15470 genomic region harbors:
- a CDS encoding ABC transporter substrate-binding protein: MRRLIPVISFLILASTAFWGILQYAKIQEDLKKQTSVKAQTIKICTDLQSNILDEIGKEFYAETGFQIEIIRMTAEQLGSNGHQGIGEADIFLTSQTNLEELKKNKALRSYSSESTDTALEQFKDFEGTWTGIWLDPIVFVVNKEFAARHSLLNYNWNNIMTSPQIRLSMTDFIAADMAEDLLLSMAEHFGITEALYLLSEGNSHIVQYGKYLSTPSRMAGMGKCDIGISSYNEAMRAQKENLPLQIMYPTDGTSWYLYGIGLSADSKEPELGQKLMNWLLTPTHYKKVMQDNGCYFIYVNDSTLPADTNGNPLNYWELEKKYVDEGKKILLNEWIEQVRFRRIS, encoded by the coding sequence TTGCGGAGATTAATACCGGTTATATCATTTCTTATATTAGCTTCTACTGCTTTTTGGGGAATTTTACAATATGCAAAAATCCAGGAAGATTTGAAAAAGCAAACATCAGTCAAGGCGCAAACTATTAAAATTTGTACTGATTTACAATCCAATATTTTAGATGAAATCGGTAAAGAATTTTATGCGGAAACCGGATTTCAAATAGAAATTATACGTATGACAGCGGAACAATTAGGCAGTAATGGGCATCAGGGGATTGGCGAGGCTGATATATTTTTAACATCTCAGACCAATTTGGAAGAATTGAAAAAGAATAAGGCATTACGCTCCTATTCTTCAGAATCGACAGACACTGCTTTAGAACAATTTAAGGATTTCGAGGGGACTTGGACGGGAATTTGGTTAGATCCGATTGTTTTTGTTGTTAATAAAGAATTTGCGGCCAGACATTCTCTGCTAAATTATAATTGGAACAATATAATGACTTCACCGCAGATCCGATTGTCCATGACGGATTTTATTGCGGCAGATATGGCGGAAGATTTGCTGTTATCTATGGCAGAACACTTCGGGATTACAGAGGCACTTTACCTTTTGTCTGAGGGGAACTCCCATATTGTACAATATGGGAAATATCTTTCGACGCCATCAAGGATGGCAGGTATGGGAAAGTGTGATATCGGGATATCCAGCTATAATGAGGCTATGCGGGCACAAAAAGAAAATCTTCCTCTACAAATTATGTACCCTACGGATGGAACTTCCTGGTATTTATATGGTATAGGGCTTTCTGCCGACAGCAAAGAGCCCGAACTTGGTCAAAAACTTATGAATTGGTTGTTGACGCCTACGCATTATAAAAAGGTCATGCAGGATAACGGTTGTTACTTTATTTATGTTAATGACAGCACATTGCCTGCTGATACAAACGGAAATCCTTTAAATTATTGGGAATTAGAGAAGAAATATGTTGATGAGGGGAAAAAAATACTATTGAATGAATGGATAGAACAGGTTCGTTTCAGGAGGATTTCATAA
- the rimO gene encoding 30S ribosomal protein S12 methylthiotransferase RimO has protein sequence MNRKLGVISLGCSKNLVDTEMMVGILAKAGYELTEDLSTAQIIIINTCTFIDPAKEESIQTILQAARYKKEGVCERLVAAGCLTQQYKEALGKEIPEIDIFIGTDSWQHILEVVQESYIHGNKKIYRFDTAPCEHEELIPRQPLTPPYSAYIKIAEGCSNGCTFCYIPYVRGAMRSRSIPSVVHEVKRLSSEGVREFNLIAQDSSFYGRDLNDGTTLARLLKELVKIDNVKWIRLFYLYPTYFDDELLEIITKEEKICKYVDIPLQHISDSVLRRMHRRDSSQSIKKLLKKLRNTTPYITIRTTLMVGFPGETEADFKELLTFIKAVKFDNMGAFTYSAQDGTPAARMVDQVTEEIKENRYHELMAAQAEISEENNRNLIGVDTEVLVEELLDDGCGNLQAKGRASFQAPEVDGNVYIDHPGDLRPGDFVKAHIIDGYAYDLIAERITTDRGI, from the coding sequence TTGAATCGTAAATTGGGAGTTATTAGCTTAGGATGTTCCAAGAATTTGGTAGATACTGAAATGATGGTTGGTATTTTAGCAAAAGCCGGGTATGAATTAACTGAGGATTTAAGCACTGCGCAAATCATTATTATCAACACATGCACATTTATTGATCCGGCAAAGGAAGAATCAATTCAGACCATTTTGCAGGCAGCCAGATATAAAAAGGAGGGAGTTTGTGAGAGACTTGTCGCTGCCGGGTGTCTGACACAGCAATATAAGGAAGCATTGGGAAAAGAAATACCGGAAATCGATATTTTTATAGGTACTGATTCATGGCAACATATTTTAGAAGTTGTCCAAGAGTCCTATATTCATGGCAATAAAAAGATATATAGATTCGATACCGCTCCCTGTGAACATGAAGAACTTATTCCGCGGCAGCCGCTGACTCCACCTTACAGTGCGTATATAAAGATTGCGGAAGGATGCAGTAATGGTTGCACGTTTTGCTATATTCCCTATGTTCGTGGCGCGATGAGAAGCCGCTCCATTCCATCTGTTGTACACGAAGTCAAACGGCTTTCCAGTGAAGGTGTCCGTGAGTTTAATTTAATTGCGCAGGACTCCAGTTTCTATGGCAGAGATTTAAATGATGGAACAACACTTGCAAGGCTATTAAAAGAACTTGTAAAAATTGATAATGTGAAATGGATTCGTTTGTTTTATCTGTATCCAACGTATTTTGATGATGAACTTTTAGAAATAATTACTAAAGAAGAAAAGATCTGCAAATATGTAGATATTCCTTTACAGCATATAAGTGATTCCGTATTAAGACGAATGCATAGACGTGATTCTTCCCAAAGCATCAAAAAGCTATTGAAGAAATTACGAAATACCACACCGTATATAACAATTCGGACAACCCTTATGGTTGGGTTTCCCGGAGAAACAGAGGCAGATTTTAAAGAATTGCTTACATTCATCAAGGCAGTGAAATTTGATAATATGGGGGCATTTACTTATTCAGCACAAGATGGGACACCAGCAGCCCGTATGGTCGATCAGGTTACAGAAGAAATAAAAGAAAATCGATATCACGAGTTAATGGCGGCTCAAGCAGAAATTTCTGAAGAAAATAATCGGAATCTGATTGGAGTTGATACAGAAGTATTGGTGGAAGAATTATTAGATGATGGATGTGGAAATCTTCAGGCTAAAGGCAGAGCATCTTTCCAAGCACCTGAGGTAGATGGTAATGTTTACATAGATCACCCTGGCGATTTACGGCCGGGTGACTTTGTTAAGGCGCATATTATAGATGGATACGCATATGATTTGATTGCGGAGAGAATAACAACAGATAGAGGTATATGA
- a CDS encoding CinA family nicotinamide mononucleotide deamidase-related protein, with product MMIVEIITTGTELLLGEIDNENSRWLAVFLNQHGFTVAYMTTVGDNAMRMRNAMEIALSRADIVITSGGLGATQGDITKRIGAEALGIPYIYYEDQNSRLRDYYERERRVYSKLLSRQAWFGEGSCIFENHVGSANGSASIKNHKALIHLPGPPFEMKIMAEKEMMPWLESNFGPQGIIYSVIVTITGLTETEIESRIMDLIKAQENPTFALLARPGYIALRMTAHGSTIQNAHDLITPFLLIIKKRLPVSEYHVESDIRSDLAELLIQYKMTMSAAESCTGGIVGKLMTDLPGSSDYFKGSAVTYWNDSKEEILGVSKSTLERDTAVSAGVAGEMAEGSRRLYNSDVSVATTGYAGPGNGIHGESPGLVFIAVSGKYGTKVYEEHFMGNRESIRYGAADKALYYVLQYIKLNKGG from the coding sequence ATGATGATTGTTGAAATCATTACTACCGGCACAGAATTACTGCTGGGAGAAATTGATAATGAGAACAGCAGATGGTTGGCGGTTTTTCTGAATCAGCACGGATTTACAGTAGCTTATATGACTACGGTGGGGGATAATGCTATGCGGATGAGAAATGCTATGGAAATTGCATTGTCTCGGGCAGATATAGTAATTACATCCGGCGGGCTGGGTGCGACACAAGGAGACATTACGAAGCGCATCGGGGCAGAAGCTTTAGGTATTCCTTATATATATTATGAGGATCAGAATAGCCGTCTTAGGGATTATTATGAACGAGAAAGGCGAGTATATTCTAAACTCCTATCGCGACAGGCATGGTTCGGAGAAGGTTCCTGCATATTTGAAAATCATGTTGGTTCAGCTAATGGATCTGCATCTATTAAAAATCATAAAGCACTAATTCATTTACCGGGACCACCATTTGAAATGAAAATTATGGCAGAGAAAGAGATGATGCCGTGGCTTGAAAGTAATTTTGGACCGCAAGGTATTATTTATTCTGTTATAGTAACTATAACAGGGTTGACAGAGACAGAAATTGAATCCCGTATAATGGATCTAATTAAGGCGCAGGAAAATCCGACATTTGCTTTATTGGCAAGGCCGGGATATATTGCGCTTCGTATGACTGCGCATGGAAGTACTATACAAAATGCGCACGATTTGATCACTCCGTTCTTATTGATTATAAAAAAGCGGCTTCCTGTATCAGAGTATCATGTTGAATCTGATATTAGGAGTGATTTGGCAGAATTATTGATTCAGTATAAAATGACAATGAGCGCCGCTGAATCATGTACCGGTGGTATAGTTGGAAAGTTAATGACAGATTTGCCCGGAAGTTCTGACTACTTTAAGGGGAGTGCTGTTACTTATTGGAATGATAGTAAAGAGGAGATTCTCGGTGTTTCAAAAAGTACACTGGAAAGAGATACTGCTGTTAGTGCTGGTGTAGCTGGTGAAATGGCCGAAGGTAGCAGACGACTTTATAATAGTGATGTGTCGGTAGCCACTACCGGATATGCCGGTCCGGGGAATGGAATACATGGGGAGAGTCCTGGTCTTGTATTTATAGCTGTTTCAGGAAAATATGGAACAAAAGTCTATGAAGAACATTTTATGGGGAATCGTGAGAGTATCCGTTATGGCGCAGCAGATAAGGCATTATATTATGTTCTGCAGTATATTAAATTAAATAAAGGAGGATAA